The following coding sequences are from one Musa acuminata AAA Group cultivar baxijiao chromosome BXJ1-6, Cavendish_Baxijiao_AAA, whole genome shotgun sequence window:
- the LOC135676039 gene encoding alpha-1,3-arabinosyltransferase XAT3-like, protein MKPLRTPPRVEPRRPGNALIVAAMLLSLCILSLIKARYCPSPYAKAQSPTEVDHVEVSEIVTEKSGKAAALPGVEDDEGNAVAPKIVADEAVSNLSRPLCSETSKRSNVCEAEGGIRLQGSSRTIFLHPSLADREWKIKPYCRKHDPPAMKKVNEWTMKPFPSDKAPPRCTAKYTVPALVFSIGGFTDNLFHDFTDVIVPLFISSYRFHGEVQFVVADFKPPWVSRFILILRQLSNYDIIDADNDDPGAVRCFPRVIVGLSFHKELGVDPSKTATGYSIVEFKEMLRKAYGLERPTVERWGVRRKPRLLLISRNKTRVFLNEKGIADMATSLGFDVRVTEPTNKTDVGEFARLVNSADVMIGVHGAGLTNMVFLPAGAVLIQVVPMGAPGWLPRDTFGQPSRDMQLKYLDYHIEGDESSLTEQYPKDHPVLKDPSSIHKQGWYALSEVYLENQNVRPQLDRLKNTLLEARSLLPHNSKEA, encoded by the exons atGAAGCCTCTCCGGACTCCTCCCAGGGTCGAGCCCCGGAGGCCAGGCAATGCGCTCATCGTCGCCGCCATGCTTCTTTCCCTGTGCATCCTCTCTCTCATCAAGGCTCGCTATTGCCCCTCTCCATATG CCAAGGCTCAGTCACCGACAGAAGTAGATCACGTTGAGGTCTCAGAGATCGTCACTGAGAAGAGTGGGAAAGCTGCTGCTCTACCAG GGGTTGAAGATGATGAGGGAAATGCTGTAGCTCCAAAAATTGTCGCAGATGAAGCCGTGAGCAACTTGAGCAGACCTCTTTGCTCCGAAACAAGCAAGAGATCCAACGTCTGCGAAGCGGAAGGCGGTATCAGATTGCAGGGAAGCTCCCGAACCATCTTCCTACACCCTTCTTTGGCAGATCGAGAGTGGAAGATCAAACCTTACTGCAGAAAGCATGACCCCCCAGCCATGAAGAAGGTCAATGAGTGGACGATGAAGCCTTTCCCCAGCGACAAGGCACCTCCTCGGTGCACCGCCAAGTACACGGTCCCGGCGCTGGTCTTCTCGATCGGAGGATTCACCGACAACCTCTTCCATGACTTCACCGATGTCATAGTCCCCCTCTTCATCTCCTCCTACCGGTTCCATGGCGAGGTCCAGTTCGTGGTAGCCGACTTCAAGCCTCCGTGGGTGAGCAGATTCATCTTAATTCTAAGGCAGCTCTCCAATTACGACATCATCGACGCGGACAACGACGACCCGGGCGCCGTGCGCTGCTTCCCCCGCGTCATTGTCGGGCTTAGCTTCCACAAGGAGCTCGGCGTCGACCCCTCGAAGACGGCGACGGGGTACTCCATCGTGGAGTTCAAGGAGATGCTGAGGAAGGCGTACGGGCTGGAGAGGCCGACGGTGGAGCGGTGGGGGGTAAGGAGGAAGCCCAGGCTGCTGCTCATCTCCCGCAACAAGACCCGGGTGTTCCTGAACGAGAAGGGGATAGCGGACATGGCGACCAGCCTGGGGTTCGACGTGCGGGTCACCGAGCCCACCAACAAGACCGACGTCGGGGAGTTCGCGAGGCTGGTGAACTCCGCCGACGTGATGATTGGTGTGCACGGCGCCGGGCTCACCAACATGGTGTTCCTCCCGGCGGGGGCGGTGCTCATCCAGGTGGTTCCCATGGGCGCCCCGGGTTGGCTTCCAAGGGACACCTTCGGGCAACCTTCGCGGGACATGCAGCTCAAGTACTTGGACTACCACATCGAGGGAGACGAGAGCTCGCTCACCGAGCAATACCCGAAGGATCACCCGGTGCTCAAGGATCCGTCTTCCATCCACAAGCAAGGCTGGTACGCACTCAGCGAGGTGTACTTGGAGAACCAGAACGTGAGGCCTCAGCTGGACAGGCTCAAGAACACTCTCCTGGAGGCTCGCAGCCTCCTGCCTCACAACAGCAAAGAAGCTTGA
- the LOC103987385 gene encoding alpha-1,3-arabinosyltransferase XAT2, whose product MKIATNVRGIDPLSLGVGVLIGCFLVSLTYVTMYKSDMLSSSFLASQISWSTDAASTRHSTESFSGTRQPARESKPRCNSSSAGSDLCEENEFTGTLRISPSESDIIPREKTSGGTRKPDNKKEGIGRPCDPKSGRCQVVNGPPTLVDRLQTPVSSDSKKPDVEAQMRPLCEIGYRSDVCDIYGDIRIIGKDLSSVILVTPSRAARNESWQVKPYARKWDHGVMPHIKVVNVRSENDYVAAPQCTVGHTVPAIVFTTAGYIGNYFHDFTDVLVPLFQTARQFDGEVQFVISSCNFWWISKYKPYFDKLSRYEMIDYDKDARVHCYKHVIVGLRSDQDMMIDPSKSPMGYTMSDFMGFMRRTYSLDRDHALRISEAPGKKPRLLIISRSQTRRFVNVNKIVGMAKKVGFEVVVSEGGFDLANFSRVVNSCDVMLGVHGAGLTNFVFLPPDAVLIQVVPFGGLEWVASTYFAKPAGKTQLKYLEYTIGEDESTLTELFPRDDPVFRDPKSIHKLGWIKMGEIYLTKQNVRLDLKRFKPVLFEALRLLRE is encoded by the exons ATGAAGATAGCTACCAACGTCAGAGGAATCGATCCTCTGAGTTTGGGAGTGGGAGTTTTAATCGGATGCTTTCTGGTCTCACTGACCTATGTTACCATGTACAAGTCTGACATGCTTAGCTCTTCTTTCT TGGCTTCCCAGATCTCATGGTCGACGGACGCAGCTTCCACGAGGCATTCGACCGAAAGCTTTAGTGGTACTCGACAACCAG CACGGGAGAGCAAGCCAAGATGCAATAGCAGCAGCGCCGGATCAGATCTTTGTGAAGAGAACGAATTTACAGGCACGCTAAGGATTTCTCCCTCGGAATCTGATATTATACCAAGGGAGAAAACTTCTGGAGGTACAAGAAAACCAG ACAACAAGAAAGAGGGAATCGGCCGACCTTGCGATCCAAAATCCGGCCGATGTCAAGTTGTGAACGGTCCGCCTACCCTGGTCGATCGTCTGCAGACACCAGTCTCAAGCGATTCCAAGAAACCAG ATGTGGAGGCACAGATGAGGCCACTGTGTGAGATCGGCTACAGGAGTGATGTCTGTGATATCTATGGTGACATTAGAATCATTGGGAAGGATTTGTCGTCTGTCATACTCGTCACCCCCTCTCGAGCTGCCCGAAACGAGTCATGGCAGGTGAAGCCATACGCCAGGAAGTGGGACCATGGGGTCATGCCCCATATCAAGGTTGTGAATGTGAGATCAGAGAACGACTATGTTGCAGCCCCTCAATGCACCGTCGGCCACACCGTCCCTGCCATCGTCTTCACCACGGCCGGATACATTGGAAACTACTTCCACGACTTCACCGACGTGTTGGTCCCTCTGTTTCAGACGGCGCGCCAGTTCGACGGCGAAGTCCAGTTCGTCATTAGCTCGTGCAACTTCTGGTGGATCAGCAAGTACAAGCCGTACTTCGACAAGCTGTCCCGGTACGAGATGATCGACTACGACAAGGACGCCAGAGTGCACTGCTACAAACACGTCATCGTCGGCCTGAGAAGCGACCAGGACATGATGATCGACCCCTCCAAGTCGCCGATGGGATACACCATGTCCGACTTCATGGGGTTCATGCGGAGAACCTACTCGCTCGACAGAGATCACGCGCTGAGGATCAGCGAAGCGCCGGGGAAGAAGCCGAGGCTGCTGATCATATCGAGGAGCCAGACGAGGAGGTTCGTGAACGTGAACAAGATCGTGGGCATGGCCAAGAAGGTAGGCTTCGAGGTGGTGGTGTCGGAGGGCGGGTTCGACCTGGCCAACTTCTCGCGCGTGGTGAACTCCTGCGACGTGATGCTGGGCGTGCACGGCGCAGGGCTGACCAACTTCGTGTTCCTGCCGCCCGACGCCGTCCTGATACAAGTGGTGCCGTTTGGCGGCCTGGAGTGGGTCGCCAGCACCTACTTCGCGAAGCCTGCTGGGAAGACGCAGCTGAAGTACCTGGAGTACACCATCGGTGAGGACGAGAGCACGCTGACGGAGTTGTTTCCCAGAGACGATCCAGTGTTCAGGGATCCCAAGTCCATTCACAAGCTTGGGTGGATCAAGATGGGAGAAATCTACCTCACCAAGCAAAACGTAAGGCTTGACCTGAAAAGGTTCAAGCCAGTTTTATTCGAGGCTCTCCGGCTTCTCAGAGAATAG